In one window of Frigoriglobus tundricola DNA:
- the cas7g gene encoding type I-G CRISPR-associated RAMP protein Csb1/Cas7g, which translates to MPVDLEALKSAPRILIEAALKPVAGTRIQPTGFPDLGPATYQDADDVPTLLVESAQSMANRLEAVCWDEGANAIATELEGLSYVNVKLAGLGDGTDTTNSLQEFHRLNSPYIMSGKTADGKAFADVLKPELGLASVAGAGKKATKKKDDTATADEPAATEKEPDDVAGVVNLRKLATVCFKYDPNSLVHGVFLEKIAGRLRHPRALSAFIEATGVGRADSGGVKFDRALPKPKVAGLDAKGGYGNVPFHRTEFTAKAITAFFSFDLSQIRGYGLPADATALLTVLSLWKVRKFLDSNMRLRSACELELAEGDKSIVVKRPLDSFKLPTADDLAAELKKLINKCKDLFAKPVVTELTWKAKE; encoded by the coding sequence ATGCCTGTCGATCTTGAAGCCCTGAAGTCCGCCCCACGAATCCTGATCGAAGCGGCGCTGAAACCGGTCGCCGGTACTCGCATTCAGCCCACGGGGTTCCCGGACCTCGGTCCGGCGACCTACCAAGACGCGGACGACGTTCCCACGCTGCTGGTCGAATCGGCCCAGTCGATGGCAAATCGACTCGAAGCCGTTTGTTGGGACGAAGGCGCGAACGCGATTGCCACGGAACTGGAGGGGCTGTCATACGTGAACGTGAAACTCGCCGGTCTCGGCGATGGAACCGACACGACGAATAGTCTTCAGGAGTTCCACCGTCTCAACTCGCCGTACATCATGAGCGGCAAGACGGCCGACGGGAAAGCCTTCGCGGATGTACTCAAGCCGGAACTCGGTCTAGCGTCAGTCGCGGGCGCGGGGAAGAAGGCGACCAAGAAAAAAGATGACACAGCGACTGCGGATGAGCCCGCGGCGACCGAGAAGGAACCCGATGATGTGGCCGGGGTGGTGAACCTTCGCAAACTCGCAACAGTGTGCTTCAAGTACGACCCGAATTCGCTTGTTCACGGTGTGTTCTTGGAAAAGATCGCGGGCCGGTTGCGTCACCCGCGGGCACTGTCGGCGTTCATCGAAGCGACCGGTGTGGGTCGGGCCGACAGTGGGGGCGTGAAGTTCGACCGCGCGCTGCCCAAGCCGAAGGTCGCCGGTCTGGACGCAAAGGGCGGATACGGGAACGTGCCGTTTCACCGCACCGAATTCACCGCCAAGGCGATCACCGCGTTCTTCTCGTTCGACCTGTCACAGATTCGCGGATACGGGCTGCCCGCCGACGCAACCGCCCTGTTAACGGTACTCTCGCTGTGGAAGGTGCGGAAGTTCCTCGACTCAAACATGCGACTGCGGTCGGCGTGCGAGTTGGAACTGGCCGAGGGTGATAAGTCGATCGTCGTGAAACGACCACTGGATAGTTTCAAGCTGCCCACGGCCGACGATCTGGCCGCGGAACTGAAGAAGTTGATCAATAAGTGCAAGGATCTGTTCGCTAAGCCAGTGGTGACCGAACTGACGTGGAAAGCGAAGGAGTAA